The Hydrogenophaga crocea genome contains a region encoding:
- a CDS encoding acetyl-CoA acetyltransferase, with the protein MATGIKNKVVILGMGCSEFGERWDASPEDLMVEACAEALADAGIEAGQLDAAWFSTHMDDVGTGRGGTPMGIALRLPDIGVTRVENFCAGGSEAVRGAVYAVASGACDIAIALGVEKLKDTGYAGLPMATVGTYIPQWYPNAVAPANFAQLATAYAHRHRIEPALLKRALAHVSVKSHANGALNPKAHLRKPITEAQCLNAPIIAAPLGLFDCCGVSDGAAAVIVTTPDIARGLGKRDLVAFKALQVVTSNGWEMQGNDWDGSYLHTTRVAARRAYAEAGIERPREALSLTEVHDCFSITELVTLEDLGLSEPGQGVRDVLDGAFDADGRVPCQIDGGLKCFGHPIGASGIRMLYEIYLQLLGRAGQRQLAQPSLGLTHNLGGQPSQNVCSVSIVGLWDA; encoded by the coding sequence ATGGCCACAGGCATCAAGAACAAGGTCGTCATCCTCGGCATGGGCTGCAGCGAGTTCGGTGAACGCTGGGACGCCAGCCCCGAAGACCTCATGGTGGAGGCCTGCGCCGAGGCGCTTGCCGACGCCGGCATCGAGGCCGGGCAGCTCGACGCGGCCTGGTTCTCCACCCACATGGACGACGTCGGCACCGGCCGCGGCGGCACGCCCATGGGCATCGCGCTGCGCCTGCCCGACATCGGCGTGACGCGGGTCGAGAATTTCTGCGCCGGCGGCTCGGAGGCCGTGCGCGGCGCCGTGTACGCCGTCGCGTCGGGCGCCTGCGACATCGCGATCGCGCTCGGCGTCGAAAAGCTCAAGGACACCGGCTACGCCGGCCTTCCCATGGCCACGGTGGGCACCTACATCCCGCAGTGGTATCCGAATGCGGTGGCGCCGGCGAACTTCGCGCAGCTGGCCACCGCCTATGCCCATCGCCACCGCATCGAGCCCGCGCTGCTCAAGCGCGCGCTGGCCCATGTGTCGGTGAAGAGCCACGCCAACGGCGCGCTCAACCCCAAGGCCCACCTGCGCAAGCCGATCACCGAAGCGCAGTGCCTGAACGCGCCCATCATCGCGGCGCCACTGGGCCTGTTCGATTGCTGCGGCGTGTCCGACGGCGCGGCCGCGGTGATCGTGACCACGCCCGACATCGCACGCGGCCTCGGCAAACGCGACCTGGTGGCGTTCAAGGCGCTGCAGGTCGTGACCTCCAACGGGTGGGAAATGCAAGGCAACGACTGGGACGGCAGCTACCTGCACACCACGCGCGTGGCCGCACGGCGCGCGTACGCCGAAGCCGGCATCGAGCGCCCGCGCGAGGCGCTGAGCCTGACCGAGGTGCACGACTGCTTCTCCATCACCGAACTCGTGACCCTGGAGGACCTCGGCCTGTCCGAGCCCGGGCAGGGCGTGCGCGACGTGCTCGATGGCGCCTTCGACGCCGATGGCCGCGTGCCTTGCCAGATCGACGGCGGGCTCAAGTGCTTCGGCCACCCCATCGGCGCCAGCGGCATCCGCATGCTCTACGAGATCTACCTGCAACTGCTCGGGCGCGCCGGACAGCGCCAGCTCGCCCAGCCCTCGCTGGGCCTCACGCACAACCTCGGCGGCCAGCCGTCGCAGAACGTCTGCTCGGTCTCCATCGTCGGCCTCTGGGACGCCTGA
- a CDS encoding hydroxymethylglutaryl-CoA synthase family protein produces the protein MIGITAYGGYIPRLRLSRQAVGEANAWYAPQLRGRPGTRSLANWDEDSVTMAVAAARDCLGAAPDRQALRALLLASNTLPFAERLNAGIAAGALRLDDGIEALDLGGTPRAGLSALCQGLARARAGLGDTLVLAADQRHTRPASAQELEVGDGAAALVVGSGAVLAQWLGSGVVSVDFVDHFRATGETVDYHWEERWVREEGIARLVPQAVAQALAEAGVDAAAVDHFIFPTPFARLDGQIAQRCGVRAAALADNLADTVGDTGTPHALLMLAHTLERAQPGQLILLAQFGSGAQALVFRVTDHVRHARPARGVSGWLARGVEERQYTKFLAFKGTLALERGMRGEQDRKTALSTAWRHRQALLGLVGGRCRVTGQVQFPPGRLSLAPGQWLQDTQEPYPLADRGARIASWSAEYLSWHPAPPHHYGQIDFDGGGRLLMDFTDLEVGDVEVGTAMELVFRIKDRDDRRGFTRYFWKATPLRGPASAT, from the coding sequence ATGATCGGCATCACCGCCTATGGCGGCTACATCCCGCGCCTGCGCCTGTCGCGCCAGGCCGTTGGCGAGGCCAACGCCTGGTACGCGCCGCAACTGCGCGGCCGCCCGGGCACCCGTTCGCTGGCCAACTGGGACGAAGACAGCGTGACCATGGCCGTGGCCGCCGCCCGCGACTGCCTGGGCGCCGCGCCCGATCGGCAGGCCCTGCGCGCGCTGCTGCTGGCCTCGAACACCCTGCCTTTCGCCGAGCGCCTGAACGCGGGCATTGCCGCCGGCGCGCTGCGGCTCGACGACGGCATCGAGGCCCTGGACCTGGGCGGCACGCCGCGCGCAGGCCTCTCCGCGCTGTGCCAGGGTCTGGCGCGCGCCCGTGCCGGCCTGGGCGACACCCTGGTGCTGGCCGCCGATCAGCGCCACACGCGCCCCGCCAGCGCACAGGAGCTCGAGGTGGGCGACGGCGCGGCCGCGCTGGTGGTCGGCAGCGGCGCGGTGCTGGCGCAATGGCTGGGCAGCGGCGTGGTCTCGGTCGACTTCGTCGACCACTTCCGCGCCACCGGTGAAACCGTGGATTACCACTGGGAGGAGCGCTGGGTGCGTGAAGAAGGCATCGCCCGGCTCGTGCCCCAGGCCGTCGCGCAGGCGCTCGCCGAAGCAGGCGTCGATGCCGCGGCCGTGGACCACTTCATCTTTCCCACGCCCTTCGCGCGGCTCGACGGCCAGATCGCGCAACGGTGCGGCGTGCGCGCGGCGGCGCTGGCCGACAACCTCGCCGACACCGTGGGCGACACCGGCACACCGCATGCGCTGCTGATGCTCGCGCACACGCTGGAGCGCGCGCAGCCGGGCCAGCTGATCCTGCTCGCCCAGTTCGGCAGCGGCGCGCAGGCGCTGGTGTTCCGTGTCACCGACCACGTGCGCCACGCACGGCCCGCGCGCGGCGTTTCAGGCTGGCTCGCGCGCGGCGTCGAAGAGCGCCAGTACACCAAGTTCCTGGCCTTCAAAGGCACGCTGGCGCTCGAGCGCGGCATGCGCGGCGAGCAGGACCGCAAGACCGCGCTCAGCACGGCCTGGCGGCACCGGCAGGCCCTGCTCGGGCTGGTGGGCGGGCGCTGCCGCGTCACGGGCCAGGTGCAGTTCCCGCCGGGGCGGCTCTCGCTGGCGCCGGGGCAGTGGCTGCAAGACACGCAGGAGCCGTACCCGCTCGCCGACCGTGGTGCGCGCATCGCGAGCTGGTCGGCCGAATACCTCTCGTGGCACCCCGCGCCGCCGCACCACTACGGCCAGATCGACTTCGATGGCGGCGGCCGACTGCTGATGGACTTCACCGATCTCGAGGTCGGCGATGTCGAGGTGGGCACGGCCATGGAGCTGGTGTTCCGCATCAAGGACCGCGACGACCGCCGCGGCTTCACGCGCTATTTCTGGAAAGCCACCCCGCTGCGGGGCCCCGCGTCCGCCACTTGA
- a CDS encoding alpha/beta hydrolase, whose translation MSEAHEARDPASAVDAVDAVDRVVARIRATYGRWNRQTPIAQMRADWDALFPADVPAAVHAVDADGVPCEWVAAPGARPDRAIAYLHGGGFQLGSPRSHRELMAALSAASGACVLGIGYRMTPEHRWPVPLDDGCTAMRWLQAQGLAGDRVAVAGDSAGGGLALALLLSLPAQGLPRPAAGLTLSAWTDMGARGESYDTRAAQDPLHQRPMMRALARNYLGEAGDPDDPRASPLCAAPVALRTLPPLLLQVGDRETLLSDSVDFARRVREAGGQAECQVWPGMVHVFQQFPAELPEASRALREAGAFLAGHLGCTPVTQRTPA comes from the coding sequence ATGAGCGAAGCCCACGAAGCCCGCGACCCGGCAAGCGCGGTCGACGCGGTCGACGCGGTGGACCGGGTGGTGGCGCGCATCCGCGCCACCTACGGTCGCTGGAACCGGCAGACGCCGATCGCCCAGATGCGGGCCGACTGGGACGCCCTGTTCCCGGCCGACGTGCCGGCCGCGGTGCACGCGGTGGATGCCGACGGCGTGCCTTGCGAATGGGTCGCGGCGCCCGGCGCGCGCCCCGACCGCGCCATTGCCTACCTGCACGGCGGCGGCTTCCAGCTCGGCTCCCCGCGCTCGCACCGCGAACTGATGGCCGCGCTGTCGGCCGCCAGCGGCGCGTGCGTGCTGGGCATTGGCTACCGCATGACGCCCGAACACCGCTGGCCCGTGCCGCTGGACGACGGCTGCACCGCCATGCGCTGGCTGCAGGCCCAAGGCCTCGCGGGCGATCGGGTGGCCGTGGCCGGTGACTCGGCCGGCGGCGGCCTCGCGCTCGCCCTGCTCCTGAGCCTGCCCGCGCAGGGCCTGCCGCGGCCCGCGGCCGGTCTGACGCTGTCCGCCTGGACCGACATGGGCGCGCGCGGCGAGAGCTACGACACGCGCGCCGCACAAGACCCCTTGCACCAGCGGCCCATGATGCGTGCCCTGGCCCGCAACTACCTGGGCGAAGCGGGCGACCCCGACGACCCGCGCGCCTCACCGCTGTGCGCGGCACCGGTGGCCTTGCGCACCCTGCCGCCCCTGCTGCTGCAGGTGGGCGACCGCGAAACCCTGCTCAGCGACTCGGTGGACTTCGCGCGCCGCGTGCGCGAGGCCGGCGGCCAGGCCGAATGCCAGGTGTGGCCCGGCATGGTCCATGTGTTCCAACAATTCCCGGCCGAGCTGCCCGAGGCCTCGCGCGCCCTGCGCGAGGCGGGCGCCTTCCTGGCCGGCCACCTCGGCTGCACGCCGGTTACCCAAAGGACCCCTGCATGA
- a CDS encoding SDR family NAD(P)-dependent oxidoreductase: protein MDRRCDTPGTVRRALITGGASGIGWACVRQFARAGVQVVLADLDGGRASERAATCGATAVALDVTQFDRVQEVVRAHGPFDILVNAAGADQHAFFTQTAPPQWRDLLAVNLEGVLNTTHAVLPGMQSARHGRIVNIASEAGRLGSRGGAVYAAAKGGVIAFTRSIARENGHHGITANVVAPGPIDTPMVQRGVASKGEKLLHAMTGATLLGRLGTPDEVAAAVVFLASDAAAFITGEALGVSGGMGCGA, encoded by the coding sequence ATGGACCGCCGTTGCGACACACCGGGCACGGTGCGCCGTGCGCTGATCACCGGCGGCGCGAGCGGCATCGGCTGGGCCTGCGTGCGCCAGTTCGCCCGCGCCGGCGTGCAGGTGGTGCTGGCCGATCTCGATGGCGGGCGCGCCAGCGAACGCGCCGCCACCTGCGGCGCCACAGCGGTGGCCCTCGACGTGACGCAATTCGATCGCGTGCAAGAGGTTGTCCGGGCACACGGCCCGTTCGACATCCTCGTGAACGCGGCGGGCGCCGATCAGCACGCCTTCTTCACCCAGACCGCGCCGCCGCAATGGCGCGACCTGCTCGCGGTGAATCTGGAGGGCGTGCTCAACACCACCCACGCGGTGCTGCCCGGCATGCAGAGCGCCCGCCATGGGCGCATCGTCAACATCGCGTCCGAGGCCGGTCGCCTTGGTTCGCGGGGCGGCGCGGTGTACGCGGCGGCCAAGGGCGGTGTCATCGCGTTCACGCGCTCGATCGCGCGCGAAAACGGCCACCACGGCATCACCGCCAACGTCGTCGCACCCGGGCCGATCGACACGCCCATGGTGCAGCGGGGGGTGGCGAGCAAGGGCGAGAAGCTCTTGCACGCCATGACCGGCGCCACGCTGCTTGGTCGCCTGGGCACGCCCGACGAAGTGGCGGCCGCGGTGGTGTTCCTGGCCTCGGATGCCGCGGCCTTCATCACCGGCGAAGCCTTGGGCGTGTCGGGTGGCATGGGGTGCGGCGCATGA
- a CDS encoding enoyl-CoA hydratase/isomerase family protein translates to MSTPIPASREALVAQGPVLLSLDSDAVAHVHLNRPESANGMDLALLQALHDVLMRVHGDGRVRAVLLTGEGKNFCAGGDVHTFLSKGESLPDYIRVVTATLQAVASLLLRLNPPVVCAVQGFAAGGGGMGLVCSSDFVVAADSAKFLAGATRVAMVPDAGVSVTLTQLVGLRKAMEILMLNPVIGAAEALAMGLVTRVVPDDRLATEALALARQLAQGAPAALAHTKRLLWSGVGRGVEAAMPDENQTQAMLSGTADAREGLSAVIDKRAPVFKGR, encoded by the coding sequence ATGAGCACTCCGATTCCCGCCTCCCGCGAAGCCCTGGTCGCCCAGGGCCCCGTCCTGTTGAGCCTGGACAGCGACGCCGTCGCGCACGTGCACCTCAACCGCCCCGAATCGGCCAACGGCATGGACCTCGCGCTGCTGCAGGCCCTGCACGACGTGCTGATGCGGGTGCACGGCGACGGCCGGGTGCGTGCGGTGCTGCTCACCGGCGAAGGCAAGAACTTCTGCGCCGGTGGCGACGTGCACACCTTTCTGTCCAAGGGCGAGTCGCTGCCCGACTACATCCGCGTCGTGACCGCGACGCTGCAGGCGGTGGCCTCGCTGCTGCTGCGCCTGAACCCGCCCGTGGTGTGCGCTGTGCAGGGCTTTGCGGCCGGCGGTGGCGGCATGGGCCTGGTGTGCTCGTCCGACTTCGTGGTGGCCGCGGACAGCGCGAAATTCCTGGCCGGCGCCACGCGCGTGGCCATGGTGCCCGACGCCGGCGTGTCGGTCACGCTCACCCAGCTGGTGGGCCTGCGCAAGGCCATGGAGATCCTCATGCTCAACCCGGTCATCGGTGCCGCCGAAGCGCTGGCCATGGGGCTGGTCACACGGGTCGTGCCCGACGATCGACTGGCGACCGAGGCGCTGGCGCTGGCCCGTCAGCTCGCGCAGGGCGCGCCCGCGGCGCTCGCGCACACCAAGCGGCTGCTGTGGAGCGGCGTGGGCCGCGGCGTGGAAGCCGCGATGCCCGACGAAAACCAGACCCAGGCCATGCTGTCCGGCACGGCCGACGCACGCGAAGGCCTGTCTGCCGTGATCGACAAGCGCGCCCCGGTGTTCAAGGGCCGCTGA
- a CDS encoding 2Fe-2S iron-sulfur cluster-binding protein — protein sequence MPKIVFIDHLGTRYETEAPVGRNLMQVALDHGVPGILGDCGGACSCATCHGYIGEPWAAQLPERSATEVFMLEAVVDERPDSRLCCQIKVRPELEGLVVRLPAEQA from the coding sequence ATGCCCAAAATCGTCTTCATCGATCACCTCGGAACCCGCTACGAGACGGAGGCGCCGGTCGGGCGCAACCTGATGCAGGTGGCCTTGGACCATGGGGTGCCCGGCATCCTGGGCGACTGCGGCGGCGCCTGCAGCTGCGCCACCTGCCACGGCTACATCGGCGAGCCCTGGGCCGCACAGTTGCCCGAGCGCTCGGCAACCGAGGTGTTCATGCTCGAAGCGGTGGTGGACGAGCGCCCCGACAGCCGCCTGTGCTGTCAGATCAAGGTGCGGCCCGAGCTCGAAGGCCTGGTGGTGCGGCTGCCCGCCGAGCAGGCCTGA